Proteins found in one Planctomycetes bacterium MalM25 genomic segment:
- the rpmI gene encoding 50S ribosomal protein L35 — protein sequence MPKQKTHKATKKRFRLTGTGKAKHRFAGTSHLAARMSQKRKRNLRGCEVTNDSNSKKIADVLAGNSY from the coding sequence ATGCCCAAGCAAAAGACCCACAAAGCGACTAAGAAGCGTTTCCGCCTGACCGGCACCGGCAAGGCGAAGCACCGCTTCGCCGGAACCAGCCACTTGGCCGCCCGCATGAGCCAGAAGCGCAAGCGCAATCTTCGCGGCTGTGAAGTCACCAACGACAGCAACAGCAAGAAGATCGCCGACGTCCTGGCCGGCAACAGCTACTGA
- a CDS encoding transcriptional repressor NsrR, translated as MLSQTVEYALRAVVYLASETPESRTTGQISEATQTPPAYLSKVLQALGRSGFVRSQRGAGGGVSLAVRPEELTILDVVNAVDPIERIATCPLGLASHGVRLCPLHRRMDDALAHVEAAFAATTLAEVLADPTQSKPLCESLATHDGAPASTDPA; from the coding sequence ATGCTCTCCCAAACCGTCGAATACGCCCTGCGGGCGGTCGTTTACCTGGCCTCGGAAACACCCGAGAGCCGGACCACGGGGCAGATATCCGAGGCGACCCAGACGCCGCCCGCCTACTTATCGAAAGTACTGCAAGCCCTTGGCAGATCAGGGTTTGTGCGTTCACAGCGCGGCGCCGGTGGCGGGGTGAGCCTGGCCGTCCGGCCGGAGGAACTGACCATTCTCGATGTGGTGAACGCGGTCGATCCGATCGAGCGGATCGCCACCTGTCCGCTCGGCCTCGCCTCGCACGGCGTGCGGCTCTGCCCGCTACATCGGCGGATGGACGACGCCCTGGCGCACGTAGAAGCCGCCTTCGCCGCGACGACCCTCGCCGAAGTGCTCGCTGATCCGACGCAGTCGAAGCCCCTGTGCGAATCCCTCGCTACCCACGACGGCGCCCCAGCCTCGACCGATCCGGCCTGA